A DNA window from Citrobacter tructae contains the following coding sequences:
- the hypT gene encoding hypochlorite stress DNA-binding transcriptional regulator HypT: MKNIETKWLYDFLTLEACRHFSQAAEARNISQPAFSRRIKALESAVGVMLFDRTTSPLQLTEEGKLFHSQTRSLLQQLECNLDELSGHNLLGVPNIKIAAAHSLSLTMLPRLVHAMAAYGEEFVYHVEAIDVVQAVNTLREGKSDFIISFRDEDLMQSPFCGLKVFESELYPVCAADEQGKPLFDIYQPQVPVLNYTSASYMGRLVNRHLADVGGIAARTLLMSSMSELLKNMALDGHGIAWLPAWSIANELRAKRLVCLATPELMVPIQAYIYRMDTRLNKTAEQFWRILHNHMPEDLISLA; this comes from the coding sequence ATGAAAAATATTGAGACAAAATGGTTATATGATTTCCTGACGCTGGAAGCTTGCCGACATTTTTCCCAGGCCGCCGAGGCGCGCAATATATCCCAACCTGCATTTAGCCGGCGGATCAAGGCGCTCGAGTCAGCCGTTGGCGTCATGTTATTCGATCGTACAACTTCACCGCTACAGTTGACGGAAGAGGGGAAGTTATTCCACTCGCAAACCCGAAGCCTGCTACAACAACTTGAATGCAATCTGGATGAGCTAAGCGGTCATAACCTGCTTGGGGTGCCGAATATAAAAATAGCCGCAGCGCATTCTCTGTCGCTGACCATGTTGCCCAGATTAGTGCATGCGATGGCAGCCTACGGTGAAGAATTTGTTTATCACGTTGAGGCGATTGATGTTGTGCAGGCGGTAAATACCCTGCGAGAAGGAAAAAGTGATTTTATTATCTCATTTCGCGACGAAGACTTGATGCAGTCGCCTTTCTGCGGACTGAAAGTGTTTGAGTCTGAGCTGTATCCCGTTTGTGCTGCTGATGAGCAGGGGAAACCTTTGTTTGATATCTATCAGCCACAGGTGCCGGTGCTTAACTATACCAGCGCGTCTTATATGGGACGGCTGGTTAATCGGCATCTGGCGGACGTTGGTGGTATTGCGGCGCGTACGTTATTGATGTCTTCGATGAGTGAATTACTGAAAAATATGGCACTTGACGGGCATGGTATCGCCTGGCTGCCTGCGTGGTCGATCGCTAATGAATTGCGTGCTAAGCGCTTGGTTTGCTTGGCTACGCCGGAGCTGATGGTGCCAATTCAGGCCTATATTTACCGGATGGATACCCGGTTGAATAAAACGGCCGAGCAATTCTGGCGTATCTTGCATAATCATATGCCAGAAGATCTGATTTCACTCGCCTGA
- a CDS encoding pseudouridine kinase, with product MREKEYVVTIGSANMDVAGYSHASLNYADSNPGKIKFTPGGVGRNIAHNLALLGKNSWLLTAVGNDFYGQSLLAQTNQSGVYVDKCLIVPGENTSSYLSLLDNTGEMLVAINDMSITDHISAAFLSQHFDFIRGAKVIIADCNISEDALAWVLEHAGEVPVFVDPVSAWKCVKIRERLGRIHTLKPNRLEAETLSGIALSGREDVGKVAAWFHERGLNRLVLSMGGDGVYYSNITGNSGWSLPIKTNVINVTGAGDAMMAGLASCWVDGMPFIDSVRFAQGCSSMALACEYTNNPDLSVANVSSIVENTECLN from the coding sequence GTGCGTGAAAAGGAATACGTAGTAACCATTGGTTCGGCCAATATGGATGTTGCCGGATATTCGCATGCTTCTCTGAATTATGCGGATTCGAATCCTGGAAAGATAAAATTCACCCCAGGTGGCGTGGGGCGTAATATTGCACATAATTTAGCGTTACTCGGGAAAAACTCATGGCTGCTGACTGCGGTGGGTAACGATTTTTATGGACAGTCATTACTAGCGCAGACCAATCAATCAGGCGTCTATGTTGATAAATGCCTGATTGTGCCAGGGGAAAATACATCAAGTTATTTGTCGCTGCTGGATAACACGGGCGAAATGCTGGTCGCTATTAATGATATGAGTATAACCGATCACATTTCAGCAGCGTTTTTGTCGCAACATTTCGATTTTATTCGTGGTGCGAAAGTGATTATTGCTGATTGTAATATCAGTGAAGACGCACTGGCATGGGTGCTGGAACATGCAGGAGAAGTCCCGGTGTTTGTGGATCCGGTATCGGCATGGAAATGCGTCAAAATTCGCGAACGACTCGGCAGAATTCATACCTTAAAACCTAATCGGCTTGAAGCAGAAACGTTGAGTGGAATTGCACTCTCTGGACGTGAAGATGTCGGGAAAGTCGCCGCATGGTTTCACGAGCGCGGTTTAAATCGTCTGGTGCTCAGCATGGGTGGAGACGGCGTTTATTATAGCAATATCACCGGGAATAGCGGCTGGTCGCTTCCGATTAAAACCAACGTAATTAATGTGACGGGGGCAGGCGATGCGATGATGGCCGGTTTGGCTTCCTGCTGGGTAGACGGTATGCCCTTTATTGATTCGGTTCGATTTGCGCAGGGTTGCTCATCAATGGCGTTGGCCTGTGAATATACCAATAACCCTGATTTATCTGTTGCGAATGTTAGCTCAATAGTGGAGAACACAGAATGTCTGAATTAA
- the fruA gene encoding PTS fructose transporter subunit IIBC, with translation MKTLLIIDANLGQARAYMAKTLLGAAAKKAHLDIIDNPNDAEMAIVLGDTLPNDSALNGKIVWLGDIGRAVAHPELFLSEAKGHAKPYSAPVATVPVTSSGPKRVVAVTACPTGVAHTFMAAEAIETEAKKRGWWVKVETRGSVGAGNAITPEEVAQADLVIVAADIEVDLAKFAGKPMYRTSTGLALKKTKQELDKAVDEATPYQPAGKSQSGATEGKKESAGAYRHLLTGVSYMLPMVVAGGLCIALSFAFGIKAFEEPGTLAAALMQIGGGSAFALMVPVLAGYIAFSIADRPGLTPGLIGGMLAVSTGSGFIGGIIAGFLAGYVAKLISTKLKLPQSMEALKPILIIPLLSSLVVGLAMIYLIGKPVAGILESLTHWLQTMGTANAVLLGAILGGMMCTDMGGPVNKAAYAFGVGLLSTQTYAPMAAIMAAGMVPPLALGLATLVARRKFDNAQREGGKAALVLGLCFITEGAIPFAARDPMRVLPCCIVGGALTGALSMAVGAKLMAPHGGLFVLLIPGAITPVVGYLLAIIAGTLVAGLSYAFLKRPEEDAVAKAA, from the coding sequence ATGAAAACGCTGCTGATTATTGACGCTAATCTCGGCCAGGCTCGTGCTTACATGGCGAAAACCTTGCTTGGAGCGGCGGCGAAAAAAGCGCATCTGGATATTATCGATAATCCGAATGATGCAGAGATGGCGATTGTCCTGGGTGACACCCTCCCTAACGACAGTGCGCTGAACGGCAAAATAGTCTGGCTGGGCGATATTGGTCGTGCGGTTGCGCATCCTGAACTGTTCCTGAGCGAAGCGAAAGGCCATGCAAAACCTTACAGCGCCCCGGTTGCGACAGTACCTGTGACCAGCAGTGGTCCAAAACGCGTGGTGGCGGTGACGGCTTGTCCGACCGGTGTGGCACATACGTTTATGGCCGCTGAAGCTATTGAAACCGAAGCGAAAAAACGCGGCTGGTGGGTGAAGGTTGAAACCCGTGGCTCAGTCGGCGCAGGCAATGCTATTACCCCGGAAGAGGTGGCACAGGCTGATCTGGTAATTGTGGCGGCTGACATTGAAGTTGATCTGGCGAAGTTTGCCGGAAAACCGATGTACCGCACGTCAACCGGTCTGGCGCTGAAGAAAACCAAGCAGGAACTGGATAAAGCGGTAGATGAGGCGACACCGTACCAGCCCGCAGGTAAAAGTCAGTCTGGGGCAACAGAAGGTAAAAAAGAGAGCGCAGGTGCGTACCGTCACTTGTTGACAGGTGTGTCTTACATGCTGCCGATGGTGGTTGCCGGTGGTCTGTGTATTGCACTGTCTTTTGCGTTTGGTATTAAAGCGTTTGAAGAGCCGGGTACGCTGGCTGCGGCGTTGATGCAGATTGGTGGCGGCTCAGCGTTCGCGCTGATGGTGCCGGTTCTGGCCGGTTACATTGCGTTTTCCATTGCTGACCGTCCCGGCCTTACGCCAGGTCTTATCGGCGGTATGCTGGCGGTAAGTACTGGTTCTGGTTTTATCGGCGGGATCATTGCCGGTTTCCTTGCCGGTTATGTGGCGAAGCTTATCAGCACCAAGCTGAAGTTGCCGCAGAGTATGGAAGCGCTGAAGCCGATCCTAATCATTCCGCTGCTCTCAAGCCTGGTGGTTGGTCTGGCCATGATTTACCTGATTGGTAAACCGGTTGCCGGTATCCTGGAAAGCCTGACTCACTGGCTGCAAACCATGGGGACGGCGAACGCGGTACTGCTCGGTGCGATTCTTGGCGGCATGATGTGTACCGACATGGGCGGCCCGGTGAACAAAGCTGCGTATGCGTTCGGTGTGGGCCTGCTCAGTACGCAGACGTATGCACCGATGGCGGCCATTATGGCTGCGGGGATGGTACCACCGCTGGCGTTGGGTTTGGCTACGCTGGTAGCGCGTCGTAAATTCGACAACGCGCAGCGTGAAGGGGGCAAAGCGGCGCTGGTGCTGGGTTTGTGCTTCATCACTGAAGGCGCGATTCCGTTCGCCGCCCGCGACCCAATGCGTGTGTTGCCATGCTGCATCGTCGGTGGTGCGCTGACAGGTGCACTCTCAATGGCGGTGGGTGCGAAGCTGATGGCACCCCACGGCGGCTTGTTCGTGCTGTTGATCCCTGGCGCGATTACGCCAGTAGTGGGATACCTGCTGGCGATTATTGCCGGTACGCTGGTGGCGGGTCTGTCTTATGCCTTCCTGAAACGCCCGGAAGAGGATGCTGTTGCTAAAGCGGCATAA
- a CDS encoding aspartate/glutamate racemase family protein codes for MKGLIGVLGGMGPAATVDLFNKFVTFTAAQRDQEHIPLIISSIPDIPDRTDALMHHGRSPLPAMRDYLHKLEDAGAECIVIPCNTAHFWFKELKDACHIDLLSIVETTMNEVENCGKSRIGLLATNATLYMGLYQKGIESLGLSCISPDTTGQEKVMESIYCLKAGDIKRAQELMNEQAEILFSRGAEVIVLGCTEVPVILADAVKQLPDKYIDSTGSLVRAGIKWYEKRVGKHHLLAQ; via the coding sequence GTGAAAGGTTTAATTGGCGTACTTGGCGGTATGGGTCCTGCGGCAACCGTTGATCTCTTTAATAAGTTTGTCACGTTTACAGCAGCACAGCGCGATCAGGAACATATCCCATTAATTATTTCATCTATACCTGACATTCCTGACCGCACTGATGCTCTGATGCATCATGGACGATCCCCGCTTCCGGCGATGCGCGACTATCTACATAAACTCGAAGACGCCGGTGCGGAGTGTATTGTGATTCCTTGCAATACCGCCCATTTCTGGTTCAAAGAGTTAAAAGATGCCTGCCATATCGACCTGCTTAGCATCGTTGAAACCACAATGAATGAAGTCGAGAACTGCGGGAAATCCCGTATCGGACTGCTGGCAACCAACGCCACGCTCTACATGGGACTCTACCAAAAAGGTATCGAGTCGCTTGGCTTATCTTGTATCAGTCCTGATACCACGGGTCAGGAAAAAGTCATGGAAAGTATTTATTGCTTAAAAGCAGGCGATATTAAACGCGCTCAAGAATTGATGAATGAACAGGCTGAAATTCTCTTCTCACGTGGCGCTGAGGTCATTGTCCTGGGCTGTACGGAAGTCCCCGTCATTCTTGCCGATGCGGTCAAACAGTTACCTGACAAATATATTGACTCAACAGGTTCATTAGTTCGCGCCGGAATTAAATGGTATGAAAAAAGAGTAGGAAAACACCATCTTCTGGCGCAATAA
- a CDS encoding NupC/NupG family nucleoside CNT transporter: MDIMRSVVGMVVLLTIAFLLSVNKKRISLRTVGAALVLQIAIGGIMLYFPPGKWLVEQAALGVHKVMSYSDAGSAFIFGSLVGPKMDVLFDGAGFIFAFRVLPAIIFVTALISLLYYIGVMGLLIRVLGGIFQKALNISKIESFVAVTTIFLGQNEIPAIVKPFIDRLNRNELFTAICSGMASIAGSMMIGYAGMGVPIDYLLAASLMAIPGGILFARMLSPATEASSVTFENLSFTETPPKSIIEAAASGAMTGLKIAAGVATVVMAFVAIIALINGIIGGIGGWFGFGHASLEGIFGWVLAPLAWIMGVDWSDATLAGSLIGQKLAINEFVAYLNFSPYLQTAGTLDVKTIAIISFALCGFANFGSIGVVVGAFSAIAPQRAPEIAQLGMRALAAATLSNLMSATIAGFFIGLA; encoded by the coding sequence ATGGATATAATGAGAAGTGTTGTGGGCATGGTGGTGTTACTGACTATCGCGTTTCTGCTGTCAGTAAATAAAAAACGTATTAGTTTGCGTACCGTTGGGGCCGCACTGGTACTGCAAATTGCCATCGGTGGAATTATGCTGTATTTCCCGCCGGGAAAATGGCTGGTTGAGCAGGCTGCGCTCGGTGTCCACAAGGTGATGTCCTACAGCGATGCGGGGAGTGCATTTATCTTTGGTTCGCTGGTAGGGCCAAAAATGGATGTGCTGTTTGACGGTGCCGGTTTTATTTTCGCCTTTCGCGTTCTCCCGGCCATCATTTTTGTCACCGCACTGATTAGCCTGCTGTACTACATTGGCGTGATGGGGCTGCTGATTCGTGTCCTTGGCGGTATTTTTCAGAAAGCGCTGAACATTAGTAAGATTGAATCTTTTGTTGCGGTGACGACCATTTTCCTCGGACAAAATGAGATCCCGGCCATTGTGAAACCGTTTATTGACCGCCTGAATCGCAACGAGCTATTTACTGCGATTTGTAGCGGTATGGCTTCTATCGCCGGTTCGATGATGATTGGTTACGCCGGAATGGGCGTACCGATTGACTATTTGCTGGCGGCATCGTTGATGGCAATCCCAGGTGGTATTTTGTTTGCGCGCATGCTGAGCCCGGCGACGGAAGCATCCAGCGTCACCTTTGAAAACCTGTCGTTTACTGAAACGCCGCCGAAAAGCATCATTGAAGCGGCGGCCAGCGGCGCAATGACCGGCCTAAAAATTGCCGCAGGTGTGGCGACGGTTGTGATGGCATTTGTCGCCATTATCGCGCTGATTAACGGCATTATTGGCGGTATTGGCGGTTGGTTTGGCTTTGGGCACGCCTCGCTTGAAGGGATTTTTGGTTGGGTTCTGGCACCTTTGGCCTGGATTATGGGGGTGGACTGGAGCGATGCGACGCTGGCGGGTAGCCTGATCGGACAGAAACTGGCGATTAACGAGTTCGTTGCCTATCTCAACTTCTCCCCGTATCTGCAAACCGCAGGGACGTTGGATGTGAAGACCATTGCGATTATTTCGTTCGCCCTGTGCGGTTTTGCTAACTTTGGCTCGATTGGCGTTGTTGTCGGGGCATTTTCCGCCATTGCGCCACAACGCGCACCGGAAATCGCGCAACTTGGGATGCGTGCACTGGCTGCGGCTACGCTCTCAAACCTGATGAGCGCCACGATAGCCGGTTTCTTTATTGGTTTAGCGTAG
- a CDS encoding anaerobic C4-dicarboxylate transporter, with amino-acid sequence MIWLEIIVVLGAIFFGIRLGGIGIGLCGGLGLAILTLGFGLPIGSPPVDVILIIMTVVVAASTLQAAGGMDYLVRIAGNFMRRNPKYINIIAPIITWSMTIMAGTGFIVFSTLPVIAEVAKESGIRPSRTLAGSVVASQVAISGSPISAAMAAMLTIMEGNGVSFIQVMAVCLPASFVAAMAAAFIASRQGCELQDDEVYLERLQKGLVRKYEGQSSTTPGAVLSVALFMLATVAIVILAACPQLRPGFDVGTPMNTRDIIIICMLSAACLMVVLCKTSTDSIVLTSTFRAGMSSLAVILGIVTLGTTFIDAHLAEIKDLAGDILRAYPMLLALVLFGTCALLYSQGATTPLIIPLAIALGMPTWAILASYVAVTGVFVLPTYPTSLAAMEFDTTGTTRVGKYVLNHPFMLPGLGGIIAGVAFGFIIAPMIA; translated from the coding sequence ATGATTTGGCTAGAAATTATCGTAGTATTAGGCGCAATATTTTTTGGTATTCGACTCGGCGGAATTGGTATCGGCTTATGCGGTGGTCTGGGGCTGGCAATTCTAACGCTAGGGTTTGGTCTCCCCATCGGCTCCCCGCCAGTGGACGTCATTCTTATTATTATGACGGTTGTCGTGGCAGCATCTACACTACAAGCCGCAGGGGGTATGGACTATCTGGTTCGTATTGCTGGGAATTTTATGCGGCGTAACCCTAAATATATCAATATTATTGCGCCGATTATTACCTGGTCGATGACGATTATGGCGGGGACCGGATTTATTGTTTTTTCTACCCTACCGGTCATTGCCGAAGTGGCCAAAGAGTCCGGTATCCGCCCTTCCCGCACGCTCGCAGGATCCGTCGTGGCGTCCCAGGTAGCGATATCCGGGTCGCCAATCAGTGCCGCTATGGCGGCAATGCTGACTATCATGGAAGGAAACGGCGTCAGCTTTATTCAGGTTATGGCGGTATGTCTGCCAGCCTCGTTTGTTGCTGCAATGGCCGCCGCATTTATCGCTTCACGCCAGGGATGCGAGCTTCAGGATGATGAAGTGTATCTGGAACGTCTGCAAAAAGGTCTGGTCCGTAAATATGAAGGACAGAGCAGTACGACGCCAGGCGCCGTGCTCTCTGTCGCTCTGTTTATGCTGGCAACAGTTGCCATCGTTATTCTTGCCGCCTGCCCTCAGTTACGCCCCGGATTCGACGTTGGTACCCCGATGAATACGCGGGATATCATCATAATCTGCATGCTATCTGCCGCTTGTCTGATGGTAGTGTTATGCAAAACCTCCACAGATTCGATTGTACTGACATCCACTTTTCGTGCGGGCATGAGTTCGCTGGCGGTGATCCTCGGAATTGTGACGTTAGGTACAACCTTCATCGATGCTCACCTGGCGGAGATTAAAGATCTCGCGGGCGATATTTTACGGGCTTATCCTATGCTGCTGGCACTGGTACTCTTTGGTACCTGCGCACTTCTCTATTCGCAAGGAGCAACCACGCCGCTGATTATCCCACTCGCAATAGCCCTCGGCATGCCCACATGGGCTATTTTGGCCTCCTATGTGGCGGTAACCGGTGTGTTTGTCCTGCCTACCTATCCTACTTCGCTGGCGGCAATGGAGTTCGATACCACGGGGACAACGCGTGTCGGCAAGTATGTCTTAAACCATCCGTTCATGTTGCCCGGACTCGGCGGCATCATTGCTGGCGTTGCCTTTGGCTTTATCATTGCACCAATGATTGCATGA
- a CDS encoding pseudouridine-5'-phosphate glycosidase, translated as MSELTLSSELLQISPEVQDALNSKKPIVALESTIISHGMPFPQNAQTAIEVEETIRKHGAVPATIAIIGGVMKVGLSKEEIELLGREGHNVTKVSRRDLPFVVAAGKNGATTVASTMIIAALAGIKVFATGGIGGVHRGAEHTFDISADLQELAHTNVTVICAGAKSILDLGLTTEYLETFGVPLIGYQTTALPAFFCRTSPFEVSIRLDSAKEIARAMAVKWQTGLNGGLVVANPIPEQFAMAEEKINAAIDRAVKEAEEQGVVGKESTPFLLARVAELTGGDSLKSNIQLVFNNAVLACEIAKEYQRLV; from the coding sequence ATGTCTGAATTAACTCTTTCCTCTGAATTATTACAAATATCGCCAGAAGTACAGGACGCTTTAAACAGTAAAAAACCGATTGTTGCACTTGAGTCGACCATTATTTCTCATGGCATGCCATTCCCACAAAATGCACAGACAGCGATTGAAGTAGAAGAAACAATTCGTAAGCACGGCGCTGTACCTGCAACTATTGCCATTATTGGCGGGGTAATGAAAGTTGGCTTGAGTAAAGAGGAAATTGAACTGTTAGGCCGTGAAGGGCATAACGTGACGAAAGTGAGTCGTCGCGATCTACCGTTTGTGGTTGCCGCAGGAAAAAATGGTGCGACGACCGTCGCGTCTACCATGATTATTGCCGCTTTGGCTGGAATTAAAGTCTTTGCAACCGGTGGTATTGGCGGAGTTCACCGTGGGGCTGAACATACGTTTGATATATCTGCCGATCTACAGGAACTGGCGCATACCAATGTGACGGTCATTTGTGCGGGGGCGAAATCTATTCTCGACCTCGGATTAACCACCGAATATCTGGAAACCTTCGGCGTGCCATTAATTGGTTATCAGACCACCGCGTTGCCAGCATTTTTCTGCCGTACCAGCCCGTTTGAGGTCAGTATCCGTCTGGACAGTGCGAAGGAGATTGCGCGCGCAATGGCGGTGAAATGGCAAACCGGGCTGAATGGCGGTTTGGTTGTCGCAAACCCGATCCCTGAGCAGTTTGCGATGGCAGAAGAGAAAATAAATGCGGCAATCGATCGGGCGGTGAAAGAAGCGGAAGAGCAGGGGGTGGTAGGTAAAGAGAGTACGCCGTTCCTGCTGGCTCGGGTGGCGGAACTTACCGGAGGCGACAGCCTGAAATCGAATATTCAACTGGTGTTCAACAACGCGGTACTGGCTTGCGAGATTGCGAAGGAATATCAACGCCTCGTTTGA
- the fruK gene encoding 1-phosphofructokinase yields the protein MSRRVATITLNPAYDLVGFCPEIERGEVNLVKTTGLHAAGKGINVAKVLKDLGIDVTVGGFLGKDNQDGFQQLFSELGIANRFQVVQGRTRINVKLTEKDGEVSDFNFSGFEVTPADWERFVNDSLSWLGQFDMVCVSGSLPTGVSPEAFTDWMTRLRSQCPCIIFDSSREALVAGLKAAPWLVKPNRRELEIWAGRKLPEMKDVIEAAHALREQGIAHVVISLGAEGALWVNASGEWIAKPPSVEVVSTVGAGDSMVGGLIYGLLMRESSEHTLRLATAVAALAVSQSNVGITDRPQLAAMMARVDLKPFN from the coding sequence ATGAGCAGACGTGTGGCAACTATCACCCTGAACCCGGCCTACGACCTGGTGGGTTTCTGCCCGGAAATTGAACGCGGTGAAGTGAATCTGGTAAAAACGACCGGACTGCACGCCGCAGGCAAAGGCATTAACGTTGCTAAGGTACTGAAAGATTTGGGTATCGACGTCACGGTGGGCGGTTTTCTGGGGAAAGACAACCAGGATGGCTTTCAGCAATTGTTCAGCGAGCTGGGCATTGCGAACCGTTTTCAGGTGGTGCAGGGACGTACGCGCATTAACGTTAAGTTGACTGAAAAAGACGGTGAAGTATCCGACTTCAATTTCTCCGGTTTTGAAGTTACCCCAGCCGACTGGGAACGCTTTGTGAATGACTCCCTGAGCTGGTTGGGTCAGTTCGACATGGTGTGCGTCAGCGGAAGTTTGCCGACCGGCGTGAGCCCGGAAGCATTCACCGACTGGATGACGCGCCTGCGCAGTCAGTGTCCTTGCATTATCTTTGATAGTAGTCGTGAAGCGCTGGTAGCGGGTCTGAAAGCGGCACCGTGGCTGGTGAAACCAAACCGTCGTGAGCTGGAAATCTGGGCAGGCCGTAAGCTGCCGGAAATGAAAGATGTGATTGAAGCGGCGCATGCGCTGCGCGAGCAGGGTATTGCTCACGTGGTGATTTCGCTTGGCGCGGAAGGTGCGCTGTGGGTTAACGCTTCAGGTGAGTGGATTGCTAAACCGCCGTCAGTTGAGGTGGTCAGCACAGTAGGCGCAGGTGATTCGATGGTTGGTGGTCTGATTTATGGCCTGCTGATGCGTGAGTCCAGCGAACATACTCTGCGTCTGGCGACCGCTGTTGCCGCTCTGGCGGTAAGCCAAAGCAATGTGGGTATTACCGATCGTCCTCAGTTGGCCGCAATGATGGCGCGTGTCGACTTAAAACCGTTTAACTGA